The following are encoded in a window of Pseudalgibacter alginicilyticus genomic DNA:
- a CDS encoding helix-turn-helix transcriptional regulator, whose amino-acid sequence MKTILRSPIFENNVLVKTFEKDFKSTDFKENTVKIDDKYGKGNIIEIQLNGVIILIRDLKINEHSINVFHDFPFFKLQFEIEGSSHYIPFNKLSKEVYIPNNHYNLFYLPEVDGVLNYKTNNLKTLEIIFTENYIEKIIGKRYKKTLNKFGMAVTNKRPFLLWKKSKPIPTELQAHINEIINCKYTKDLKKPYLQAKVNELLIYLLAKTNEEYDKKPDLNLPEIDYINILKIETYIRNNLKEPLTISELAFVAGMNTSKLKQAFKIVFSTTIFKYITRLRMEKAKYLIEKEAYTINEASYEIGYKHAHHFTTAFKKTYGILPSKLILK is encoded by the coding sequence ATGAAAACTATATTAAGAAGCCCCATATTTGAAAATAATGTTTTAGTAAAAACATTTGAAAAAGACTTCAAAAGCACTGATTTTAAAGAAAACACAGTTAAAATAGATGATAAATATGGAAAAGGGAATATAATTGAAATTCAATTAAATGGTGTGATAATTTTAATACGAGATTTAAAAATCAACGAACATTCTATAAATGTTTTTCATGATTTTCCTTTTTTTAAATTACAATTTGAAATTGAAGGCTCAAGTCACTACATACCTTTCAATAAATTATCTAAAGAAGTTTACATTCCAAATAACCATTATAATTTATTTTATTTACCTGAAGTTGATGGTGTTTTAAATTACAAAACCAATAACCTTAAAACACTTGAAATAATTTTTACTGAAAATTATATAGAAAAAATAATTGGTAAACGTTATAAAAAAACATTAAACAAATTTGGTATGGCTGTTACTAATAAGAGACCTTTCTTATTATGGAAAAAAAGCAAACCAATACCAACTGAATTACAAGCACATATAAACGAAATAATTAATTGCAAATATACAAAAGACCTAAAAAAACCTTATTTACAAGCTAAAGTGAACGAATTGCTAATATATTTATTAGCTAAAACAAACGAAGAGTACGATAAAAAACCAGACCTTAACTTACCTGAAATAGACTATATAAACATTTTAAAAATTGAAACATATATCAGAAATAATTTAAAAGAACCCCTAACAATTTCAGAACTAGCTTTTGTGGCTGGAATGAATACATCAAAACTTAAACAAGCCTTTAAAATTGTTTTTTCTACTACCATTTTTAAATATATTACCAGACTGAGAATGGAAAAAGCAAAATACCTTATCGAAAAGGAAGCTTATACTATTAATGAAGCATCTTATGAAATAGGATATAAACATGCGCATCATTTTACAACTGCTTTTAAAAAAACATACGGAATTTTACCTAGCAAATTAATTTTAAAATAA
- a CDS encoding Dps family protein, with protein sequence MTLNSLGLDTEKTKNLAKDLNSLLANFQIYYQNLRGIHWNIKGKRFFDLHVKFEELYTDANAKVDEIAERILTLGETPLHTFEDYSAKAEVPVGKNISEDEKAVQLIVDSLAKLLQIERQILDKSGDADDEGTNSMMSDFITEQEKTVWMMKAWLGETV encoded by the coding sequence ATGACATTAAATAGTTTAGGATTAGACACGGAAAAAACAAAAAATTTGGCAAAAGATTTGAATAGCTTATTGGCTAATTTTCAAATTTATTATCAAAATTTGAGAGGCATTCATTGGAACATTAAAGGAAAACGTTTTTTTGATTTACATGTAAAATTTGAAGAGCTTTATACTGATGCTAACGCAAAAGTTGATGAAATAGCAGAGCGTATTTTAACTTTAGGAGAAACTCCTTTGCATACGTTTGAAGACTACTCGGCAAAGGCTGAGGTGCCTGTGGGTAAAAATATATCTGAAGATGAAAAAGCAGTACAATTAATTGTAGATTCTTTAGCTAAATTATTGCAAATTGAAAGACAAATTTTAGATAAATCTGGAGATGCCGATGATGAGGGAACAAATTCTATGATGAGTGATTTTATTACCGAACAAGAAAAAACAGTTTGGATGATGAAAGCCTGGTTAGGCGAAACGGTTTAG
- a CDS encoding TIGR00266 family protein, whose protein sequence is MTAHEIDYRIYGEEMQYVEIELDPQEGVVAEAGSFMMMDDGIKMETIFGDGSQNDSGFLGKILGAGKRILTGESLFMTAFYNNLSGKRNVSFASPYPGKIIPIDLTRFAGKFICQKDAFLCAAKGVSVGIEFSKKLGRGLFGGEGFIMQKLEGDGMAFVHAGGTMATKELKAGETLRVDTGCIVGFDQSVDYDIEFVGGIKNTIFGGEGLFFAKLQGPGTVYIQSLPFSRLAGRVLASAPRAGGKDKGEGSILGGLGDLLDGDNRF, encoded by the coding sequence ATGACTGCACACGAAATAGACTATAGAATTTATGGTGAAGAAATGCAATATGTTGAAATAGAGCTGGATCCACAAGAAGGTGTTGTTGCCGAAGCTGGTAGTTTTATGATGATGGATGATGGTATAAAAATGGAAACTATTTTTGGGGATGGCTCACAAAATGATTCGGGCTTTTTAGGAAAGATTTTAGGAGCTGGAAAGCGTATTCTTACTGGTGAGAGTTTGTTTATGACAGCATTTTATAACAATTTGAGTGGTAAACGTAATGTGAGCTTTGCATCTCCATATCCAGGTAAAATTATACCTATAGATTTAACCCGTTTTGCTGGGAAATTTATTTGTCAAAAAGATGCTTTTTTGTGTGCGGCAAAAGGTGTGAGTGTTGGTATTGAGTTTTCTAAAAAATTAGGTCGAGGACTTTTTGGAGGTGAAGGTTTTATAATGCAGAAATTAGAAGGAGATGGTATGGCATTTGTGCATGCAGGAGGTACTATGGCTACGAAAGAACTCAAAGCGGGAGAAACTTTAAGGGTAGATACTGGTTGTATTGTTGGTTTTGATCAATCTGTAGATTACGATATTGAATTTGTTGGAGGTATTAAAAACACCATTTTTGGAGGTGAAGGTTTGTTTTTTGCTAAGCTTCAAGGCCCTGGAACAGTTTATATACAATCCTTGCCATTTAGCAGGTTAGCTGGTAGGGTGTTAGCGTCTGCACCAAGAGCAGGAGGAAAAGATAAAGGTGAAGGTAGTATCTTAGGTGGTTTGGGAGATTTGTTGGATGGTGATAATAGGTTTTAA
- a CDS encoding DUF4442 domain-containing protein, protein MVLSPGKINTFNMFKLPSAYFSGVRVKYIDDQKCIVVVKHKWINQNPFKSMFWAVQGMAAELATGALVLGKIKESGKNISMLVANNNGNFTKKATGKITFTCIDGKLIEDVLSTAIKTGEGQTFWMQSIGVNEAGIQVSNFNFEWSIKVKT, encoded by the coding sequence ATGGTTTTAAGTCCTGGTAAAATAAATACTTTTAATATGTTCAAATTACCGTCTGCTTATTTTAGTGGGGTACGTGTAAAATATATTGATGACCAAAAGTGTATCGTTGTTGTCAAACACAAATGGATTAATCAAAATCCATTTAAGTCCATGTTTTGGGCAGTACAAGGTATGGCTGCAGAATTAGCTACAGGAGCTTTAGTTTTGGGTAAGATAAAAGAAAGTGGTAAAAATATTTCTATGCTTGTTGCTAACAATAATGGTAATTTTACGAAAAAGGCAACGGGTAAAATTACGTTTACTTGTATTGATGGTAAATTGATTGAAGATGTTTTAAGTACTGCTATTAAAACAGGTGAAGGGCAAACTTTTTGGATGCAATCTATTGGAGTCAATGAAGCAGGAATTCAAGTTTCTAATTTTAATTTTGAGTGGAGTATAAAAGTAAAAACTTAA
- a CDS encoding T9SS type A sorting domain-containing protein produces MKSNQYLLTLSVLLLFNIIYSQTGPGGVGNNTSNGLWLTADNLPLTNNDFVDTWFDASGNNNHAFAITDEQPIYLATSSLNNMPCIRMDGYNDQLEINDANILDGTIGMTLFTILRPNNLNGNPRGILGKRITHTTDVDYAYTWFFHNNNYINVDINTNNNRFNTQPTGFSNATNYLLEMSFDGSLLNHQRSKVYSAGKLITENYEYSNTIINSASNLTIGVLPGNNSSYFGADIAELIHYNYTLNNAEQIIVNNYLSAKYNINLDSDDIYQQDNPVNGDFDHNVAGIGQASDGSQHTDSQGSGIVRISHPSSLSNNEFLFWGEETKIKNYNFSSNSSNYSEQLNSRWQISSLGNLGSVTVAFDISSMNLSGINTSCSYLQLVIDNDYNFTSPESVYNLNINASETKAQTITAAIFNSNDYFTLRYIDKIVWDGFNFFNGSVSGTNAPNTYDSCLKLVIKAGTPATLTENAHVREIEIESGATLNVAEGILLEVENGIKNNGSINLFTEAQLIQNHIGSNFNTGTGTTTVKQQGTGNSFSYNYWSSPVNTSNDTWQIVNLEDTNGVIPFIYGAYAADHTTSPITLSSRWLYTFNGPDDYNTWKQIGINTNIAPGIGYTMKGSGSGTNQEYIFRGKLNNGDYTTPIIAPGNQILIGNPYPSALDADKFIAENIGVIDAIYFWESFAGNNSHYLANYEGGYATRNIMMGTHATIDTSGLTSGENTAGITKPEPTQFISVGQGFFVESTAHTDATLNFNNGQRAFAKNSNNSTIFYKNSNTKNQQVTSEDTRPKLWFSVIDPKGYKKTIGLGYDTNTTLQYDRAYDTEPLNYLKDFLYWTLESKKLVIQALPEININDILPLVMEVSSPGLFEFSISKMENIPDNLNIYLLDNQQNVYYSLRDSVAQLLLNTKGTQNQFSIVFQKQNTLGAIEFNNNAFISYNANLKTLKLYYNKPISNIKNLSFYNTLGQEVKRIKAPSSNFINISQLNDGVYILKVETKSGTLLRSIKFVKY; encoded by the coding sequence ATGAAGTCTAACCAGTATTTATTGACTCTTTCTGTATTACTACTTTTTAATATCATTTATTCACAAACTGGCCCTGGAGGAGTCGGCAATAACACCTCAAACGGTCTGTGGTTAACTGCTGATAATTTACCCTTAACTAATAACGACTTTGTAGATACTTGGTTTGATGCTTCAGGAAACAATAATCACGCATTTGCTATAACAGACGAACAACCAATATACTTAGCAACAAGTAGCTTAAATAACATGCCTTGCATTCGTATGGATGGTTATAATGATCAATTAGAAATAAACGATGCAAACATATTAGATGGTACAATTGGCATGACACTATTTACTATTTTAAGACCAAATAACCTTAACGGTAACCCACGCGGTATATTAGGCAAAAGAATAACCCACACAACCGATGTTGATTATGCTTACACGTGGTTTTTCCACAATAACAACTACATCAATGTAGACATTAACACCAATAATAATAGATTTAATACACAACCAACAGGATTTTCAAATGCCACAAATTACCTACTCGAAATGAGCTTTGATGGTTCTTTACTTAATCATCAAAGATCAAAAGTTTACAGTGCAGGAAAATTGATTACTGAAAATTATGAATATTCAAACACCATAATAAACAGTGCCTCCAACTTAACAATTGGTGTTTTACCTGGCAACAATTCTTCTTATTTTGGAGCTGATATCGCTGAACTAATACACTATAATTACACACTTAATAACGCTGAACAAATAATAGTAAATAATTATTTATCTGCTAAATACAATATAAACTTAGATTCAGATGATATATACCAACAAGACAACCCTGTCAATGGAGATTTTGATCATAATGTGGCAGGAATAGGCCAAGCATCTGATGGCTCACAACATACCGATTCACAAGGAAGCGGTATAGTACGCATTAGCCATCCATCTTCGTTATCCAATAACGAATTTTTATTTTGGGGAGAGGAAACAAAAATTAAGAACTATAATTTTAGTTCTAATTCCAGCAACTATTCAGAACAGTTGAATTCTAGGTGGCAGATTAGCTCATTGGGTAACCTAGGCTCCGTAACAGTAGCTTTTGATATTAGTAGTATGAACCTATCAGGTATAAACACCTCTTGCTCATATCTACAATTAGTAATAGACAACGATTACAACTTTACATCTCCTGAAAGCGTATATAACTTAAACATAAATGCTTCGGAAACTAAAGCACAAACAATAACTGCTGCTATATTTAATTCAAATGATTATTTCACACTTCGCTACATAGACAAAATTGTTTGGGATGGTTTTAATTTTTTTAATGGCTCTGTATCGGGAACAAATGCACCCAATACTTACGATTCTTGTTTAAAATTAGTCATAAAAGCTGGAACTCCCGCTACCCTTACCGAAAATGCACACGTCAGAGAAATAGAAATTGAATCGGGAGCAACATTAAATGTAGCAGAAGGCATTTTATTAGAAGTTGAAAACGGCATTAAAAATAATGGTAGTATAAATCTTTTTACTGAAGCGCAACTTATACAAAATCACATAGGCTCTAATTTTAATACTGGAACAGGAACCACGACAGTTAAACAACAAGGCACTGGCAACTCATTCAGTTACAACTATTGGAGTTCGCCTGTTAACACCTCTAATGACACGTGGCAAATAGTAAATTTAGAGGACACCAATGGAGTAATACCTTTCATATACGGTGCTTATGCTGCAGATCACACAACTTCCCCTATTACACTAAGTAGCAGATGGCTATACACATTTAATGGGCCAGACGACTATAATACTTGGAAACAAATTGGAATTAACACCAATATAGCACCCGGCATAGGCTACACCATGAAAGGATCAGGAAGCGGTACTAATCAAGAATATATTTTTAGAGGCAAACTAAATAATGGTGATTATACAACACCAATTATAGCACCTGGTAATCAAATTTTAATTGGCAACCCTTACCCATCTGCTTTAGATGCGGATAAATTTATAGCTGAAAACATAGGAGTGATTGATGCTATTTATTTTTGGGAATCTTTTGCTGGAAATAACAGCCATTATTTAGCCAATTATGAAGGCGGATATGCTACGCGCAATATAATGATGGGTACTCATGCAACAATAGATACTTCAGGCTTAACAAGCGGAGAAAACACTGCTGGAATAACCAAACCCGAACCTACTCAATTTATTAGTGTTGGACAAGGCTTTTTTGTAGAATCTACAGCACATACAGACGCAACACTAAACTTCAACAATGGACAGAGGGCCTTTGCCAAAAATTCTAACAATAGTACCATTTTCTATAAAAACAGCAACACTAAAAACCAACAAGTTACTTCCGAGGACACAAGACCTAAATTATGGTTTTCAGTGATAGACCCTAAAGGCTATAAAAAAACCATAGGATTGGGCTATGACACAAACACCACCCTTCAATATGATAGAGCCTACGATACTGAACCATTAAATTATTTAAAAGATTTCTTGTATTGGACATTGGAATCAAAAAAGTTAGTCATCCAAGCCCTCCCTGAAATAAATATTAATGACATTTTACCTTTAGTCATGGAGGTAAGTAGCCCAGGTTTATTTGAATTTTCAATAAGCAAAATGGAAAACATCCCCGATAATTTGAATATTTATTTATTAGACAACCAACAGAATGTTTACTATAGCTTAAGAGACAGTGTAGCACAACTGCTTTTAAATACAAAAGGTACTCAAAATCAATTCTCTATTGTATTTCAAAAACAAAACACATTAGGAGCCATTGAATTTAATAATAATGCTTTTATATCCTACAACGCTAATTTAAAAACCTTAAAATTATATTACAATAAACCTATATCAAACATTAAAAACTTAAGTTTTTATAATACTTTGGGACAAGAAGTGAAACGTATTAAAGCACCAAGTTCTAATTTTATTAATATTTCTCAATTAAATGATGGAGTTTACATTCTTAAAGTTGAAACAAAAAGCGGCACTCTGTTAAGAAGTATCAAATTTGTAAAATATTAA
- a CDS encoding DUF4870 domain-containing protein, with protein MPNNHQKNIATFIHLSIFSKFIIPFGNFIGPVVLWAANKDKSEYINNHGKQAINFQISILLYTLIIGLLTLPFFLYNLFPISNFLNFNEVVNFEMNVHKLNSLFLMAGGLAILALLGFILEFILIIIASLKARDGQLYKYPFTINFLK; from the coding sequence ATGCCCAATAACCATCAAAAAAATATTGCCACTTTTATACATTTATCAATATTCAGTAAATTTATTATTCCTTTTGGAAATTTTATTGGTCCGGTTGTTTTATGGGCTGCAAACAAAGACAAATCTGAGTATATAAACAACCATGGTAAACAAGCCATTAATTTTCAAATAAGCATCTTACTTTATACTTTAATAATAGGTCTGTTAACCCTACCATTTTTTCTATACAATCTGTTTCCAATAAGTAATTTTTTAAATTTCAATGAAGTAGTTAATTTTGAAATGAATGTCCACAAACTGAACTCTTTATTTCTCATGGCTGGCGGATTAGCCATTTTGGCCTTGTTAGGATTCATTTTAGAATTCATTTTAATTATAATAGCCAGTTTGAAAGCACGAGATGGCCAACTATATAAATACCCATTTACTATAAATTTTTTAAAATAA
- a CDS encoding LysR substrate-binding domain-containing protein, whose protein sequence is MTITQLYYVLAVAENQNFTKAAEKCFVTQPTLSMQIQKLEEQLEVQIFDRSKKPIELTDVGRKIVNQARNIVNESYRIQDIVDQQKGFIGGEFKLGIIPTVMPTLLPMFLKSFIKKHPKVKLKIEELTTEEIITRINDGHLDAAIAATPLENENIKERVLYFEPFVSYIPKNHRLHGNKKIEISELDINDMLLLEDGHCFRDGVINLCKAFKSNSEDKFQLESGSIETLIKLSNEGLGMTLLPYLHTLDINEKEKENLHFFNDPSPAREVSLIYHKSELKMQIIEALQDVISGIIRGAITFQNVKIISPIVK, encoded by the coding sequence ATGACTATTACACAATTATACTATGTTTTAGCGGTTGCAGAAAACCAAAATTTCACAAAAGCTGCTGAAAAATGTTTTGTTACACAACCCACTCTAAGCATGCAAATCCAGAAACTTGAAGAGCAACTTGAAGTACAGATATTTGATCGGAGCAAGAAACCTATTGAACTAACAGATGTTGGCAGAAAAATTGTTAATCAAGCCCGAAATATTGTTAACGAATCGTATAGAATTCAAGATATCGTAGACCAACAAAAGGGCTTTATTGGCGGTGAATTTAAATTAGGAATTATACCAACGGTTATGCCTACATTACTTCCCATGTTTTTAAAATCTTTTATTAAAAAGCACCCCAAAGTAAAACTCAAAATAGAAGAACTGACAACAGAGGAAATTATAACCAGAATTAATGACGGACATTTAGATGCGGCCATTGCTGCAACTCCACTTGAAAACGAAAACATAAAAGAACGTGTTTTATATTTTGAACCCTTTGTTAGCTACATTCCGAAAAACCACAGATTACACGGTAATAAAAAAATTGAAATTTCAGAATTAGACATTAATGACATGTTACTTCTAGAAGATGGTCACTGTTTTCGCGATGGTGTAATTAATCTATGTAAAGCCTTTAAAAGCAATTCAGAAGATAAATTTCAATTAGAAAGTGGCAGTATTGAAACTCTTATTAAACTTTCTAACGAAGGTTTAGGCATGACTCTTCTACCTTATCTACATACATTAGATATTAACGAAAAGGAAAAAGAAAACCTACATTTCTTTAATGATCCTTCCCCAGCGCGAGAAGTAAGCCTTATTTACCATAAAAGTGAATTAAAAATGCAAATTATTGAAGCCTTACAAGATGTTATTTCAGGTATTATACGTGGAGCTATTACTTTTCAGAATGTAAAAATTATCAGCCCTATAGTTAAATGA
- a CDS encoding PadR family transcriptional regulator, producing the protein MKIENTKAQMRKGVLEYCILSVLKDDDAYVAEILDTLKGAKLLVVEGTIYPLLTRLKNAGLLNYRWEESSSGPPRKYYGLTETGKLFLDELTNTWIELQNAVNIVTSQKKKNNE; encoded by the coding sequence ATGAAAATAGAAAACACAAAAGCACAAATGCGAAAAGGTGTTTTAGAATACTGCATATTATCTGTATTAAAAGACGATGACGCATATGTTGCAGAAATTTTAGACACTTTAAAAGGCGCTAAATTGCTTGTGGTAGAAGGAACCATTTATCCACTATTAACAAGATTAAAAAATGCAGGGCTTCTTAATTACCGTTGGGAGGAATCCTCCTCTGGACCACCAAGAAAATATTACGGCCTAACAGAAACAGGAAAATTATTCTTAGATGAACTAACTAATACTTGGATTGAATTACAAAACGCAGTAAACATAGTAACAAGCCAAAAAAAGAAAAACAATGAATAA
- a CDS encoding TonB-dependent receptor, whose protein sequence is MKVSRILKTITVLFFITTTYAQQNKSNISGKVLTSDSSPASFINVVIKPTTIGTITDAEGNYMFKNIPYGTYTIEFSLIGMQKKTVDVVVNSPEIKINNIQLDENQEQLGEVIVIAERLNQFAHKESEYVARVPLKNINNPQSYSVVTNALLKEQITTDLPSAFKSITGGGYVESNDGNVSVYLRGFRSDVHLRNGGIAWVKAPIDPQNIERIELVKGPGSLFYGSNVNNIANFGGVVNKVTKQAYNGEKLDIGYVTGRWDLNRATLDYNTVLSENEHVYFRFNGAYNSENSFQDQGIIREFMVAPSLTFELSEKLTVKANLEYNQSKRNVNFARGISGGLISDDVNSWDDLNWDYNTNYGANGMAGFYTSTVLQTLLNYKMSNTWTAKTTFSSASSFSDANYLRVVMGDETTVNRYYLQYDPRETQSTHIQQDFLNVIEGDKIDNKFVTGFSYLNNLDDTQRTGVWNAIEAVDTTNPVITGLTNEQFEANIADGTKNKTITKFQTLGFYAFDAITINKQLTLTGGLRFDRFMADNTISNGVEASNGYNQNALSTKLGVAYNPFNDRASLFVNYMDGLNNNAPSDNGNGEIITWDPERAKQVEIGTKLDFFNGRLLSTISYYNISIDNDIIVDENGISSQTGETLSKGFEIDLIANPVPGLNIVAGYTKNNATLEKVSFGDEAVLGNSLSYTPETVWDFWLSYQVLKGKTKGLGFGLGANHMSEIYNSTANNFSSDAFTTVDATVFYKKGKYKINLKADNLLDKEYYNGYGIPQKPLNIKVGLFYSVF, encoded by the coding sequence ATGAAAGTATCAAGAATTTTAAAAACAATAACGGTATTGTTTTTTATAACCACAACCTATGCTCAACAAAACAAAAGTAACATTAGTGGTAAGGTTTTAACATCAGATAGTAGCCCTGCATCCTTTATAAATGTAGTTATTAAACCTACTACAATTGGAACTATTACAGATGCAGAAGGGAATTATATGTTTAAAAATATTCCTTATGGAACGTATACTATCGAGTTTTCATTAATAGGCATGCAAAAAAAAACCGTAGACGTAGTTGTAAATAGTCCAGAAATTAAAATAAACAACATTCAATTAGATGAAAATCAAGAACAATTGGGGGAGGTTATTGTTATTGCTGAACGTTTGAATCAATTTGCTCATAAAGAGTCAGAATATGTAGCAAGAGTGCCATTAAAGAACATCAATAATCCACAATCGTATTCGGTAGTAACTAATGCGTTGTTAAAAGAACAAATAACAACAGACCTGCCTTCAGCTTTTAAAAGTATAACAGGTGGTGGCTATGTTGAATCTAATGATGGTAATGTAAGTGTTTATTTAAGAGGATTTAGATCGGATGTGCATTTAAGAAATGGTGGAATTGCTTGGGTAAAAGCACCTATTGATCCTCAAAATATTGAAAGAATTGAATTAGTAAAAGGTCCGGGTTCTTTATTTTATGGTTCTAACGTTAATAATATAGCTAATTTTGGAGGTGTTGTAAATAAGGTGACAAAACAAGCATATAATGGAGAAAAGCTTGATATAGGTTATGTTACTGGAAGATGGGATTTAAACAGAGCAACGTTAGATTATAATACAGTTTTAAGTGAAAATGAGCATGTTTATTTTAGATTTAATGGAGCTTATAATAGCGAGAATAGCTTTCAAGATCAAGGCATTATTAGAGAGTTTATGGTTGCGCCTTCATTAACTTTTGAATTGTCAGAAAAGCTAACTGTAAAAGCTAATTTAGAATACAATCAAAGTAAACGTAATGTAAATTTTGCAAGAGGTATATCCGGAGGATTAATTTCTGATGATGTAAATTCTTGGGATGATTTAAATTGGGATTATAATACCAACTATGGAGCTAACGGTATGGCAGGTTTTTATACTTCAACAGTATTACAAACTTTATTAAATTATAAAATGTCTAATACTTGGACGGCTAAAACAACATTTTCAAGTGCTTCTTCATTTTCTGACGCAAACTATTTACGTGTAGTTATGGGAGATGAAACAACAGTTAATAGATATTATTTGCAATATGACCCAAGAGAAACACAAAGTACACATATTCAACAAGATTTTTTAAATGTTATTGAAGGTGATAAAATTGACAATAAATTTGTTACAGGGTTTAGTTATCTAAATAATTTAGATGACACACAACGTACTGGAGTTTGGAATGCAATAGAGGCAGTTGATACTACAAATCCTGTAATTACAGGTCTTACAAATGAACAATTTGAAGCAAATATTGCCGACGGAACAAAGAATAAGACAATAACTAAATTTCAAACTTTAGGATTTTATGCTTTTGATGCCATAACTATAAACAAACAATTAACTTTAACAGGAGGTTTACGTTTCGATCGTTTTATGGCAGATAATACAATTTCAAATGGGGTTGAAGCATCTAACGGATACAATCAAAATGCATTAAGTACAAAACTTGGTGTTGCATACAATCCCTTTAATGATAGAGCATCTTTGTTTGTAAATTATATGGATGGGCTTAACAATAATGCGCCATCTGATAATGGTAATGGGGAAATTATTACTTGGGATCCAGAGCGAGCAAAACAAGTTGAAATTGGTACAAAATTAGATTTCTTTAATGGTAGATTGTTAAGTACAATTAGTTACTACAATATTAGTATTGATAATGATATTATTGTTGATGAAAATGGAATTAGTTCACAAACAGGAGAAACATTAAGCAAAGGTTTTGAAATTGATCTTATTGCAAATCCAGTACCAGGTTTAAATATTGTAGCTGGTTATACCAAAAACAATGCTACTTTAGAAAAAGTTAGTTTTGGTGATGAAGCAGTTTTAGGAAACAGTTTAAGTTATACACCTGAAACCGTTTGGGATTTTTGGTTAAGCTACCAAGTTTTAAAAGGGAAAACAAAAGGCTTAGGTTTTGGATTGGGTGCTAATCATATGAGTGAAATTTATAACAGTACCGCCAATAATTTTAGTTCAGATGCTTTTACAACTGTTGACGCTACAGTGTTTTACAAAAAAGGGAAGTATAAAATAAATTTAAAAGCAGATAACCTTCTTGATAAAGAATATTACAATGGTTATGGTATTCCGCAAAAACCATTAAATATTAAAGTTGGTTTGTTTTATAGTGTTTTTTGA